AGTGACTGTACGGCGCAACGCATCCTGGACCACGTCGCTCGTATCGACGACGCCGCGCGTCCAGCGCGGCAGACGTCCCCGCGCCCAGCGCCGAAGCCAGGGCAGATACCGCGCGAACAACGCTTCGCGCGCCAATGGGTCGCCCCGGATCGCGCGGTCGAGGAGACGCACCGACGACGTATCGTCTGGCGGGCCTGGGGTTCCGGACTCCGTGGACGGCGGCGGTGATGACACGGCAGGCATCGAGAATTGACCGGAAATATCGGAAACCAAGCAGGAATTGTAGCCAACTTGTCACGCGTGTCAGTACGGTCTCCACCTTCGCTCCCTGTATCCTTTGGCAGCGACAGTCGCACCCGAGTCCGATGCTCCACATCTCCAACCTCCACAAGGCGTTCGGCGACCGGGTGCTGTTCGACAAGGTCTCGTGGCAGCTCCAGCCCGGCCAGCGGGTCGGCCTGTGCGGCCCGAACGGCGCCGGCAAGACGACGCTGCTCAAGATGCTGTCCGGCGAGGTCGAAGCCGACGCCGGCGAGATCGCCCGGCCGAACGGCCTGACCGTCGGCTACCTGCCGCAGGACGGGCTGACCCATGCCGGCCGGACGCTCTATGACGAGACGAGCCGTGCCTTCGAGCCGCTGCTCGCGCTGCAGGCGGAGCTGCGCGACCTGGAGATCCGACTCGGCGACACGAGCCGCTCGGCGACGGAGCACGACGCCGCACTCACCCGCTACAGCGAGGTCCAGACCGCCTTCCAGGACCGGGACGGCTACGGCATCGAGGCGAAGGTGGACGCCGTGCTGCGCGGTCTCGGCTTCGAAGGAACCGATTTCGAGAAGCCCACCGAGACGTTTTCCGGCGGCTGGCAGATGCGCATCGCGCTGGCCAAGCTGCTGTTGCGCCGCCCCCGCCTGCTGCTGCTCGACGAGCCGACCAACCACCTCGATCTCGAGGCGCGCAACTGGCTCGAGGAGTTCCTGGTCGACTACCCCGACGCCGTGGTGCTGGTCTCGCACGACCGCTATTTCCTCGACAGCGTGGTGACCGAGATCGCCGAGGTCGGCCTGCGCACGCTGACCGAGTTCCGCGGCACCTACAGCGCCTACCTGACCGAGCGGGAGGCCCGCATCGCCCGCCTGCGCGAGGCGAAGAAGCGACAGGACGAGGAGGTCGCCCGGATGCGGCTGTTCATCGACCGCTTCCGCTACAAGGCGACCAAGGCCAAGCAGGTCCAGAGCCGCGTCAAGATGCTCGAGAAGATCACCCCGATCGAGGTGCCGGCGGCGCGCAAGCGCGTGCACTTCAAGTTCCCGGCCAGCGCGAAGAGCGGCAGGACGGTTGTTGAATTGCGTGACGTCGCGAAGGCGTACGGCGACGTGCGGGTGTTCGAGCGCGCCGGCGTCCACATCGAGCGCGGCGACCGCGTGGCGCTGGTCGGCCCGAACGGCGCCGGCAAGTCGACCCTCATGCGCATGCTGTCCGGCGTGGAGGCGCCCGACCGCGGCGAGCGGATCGAGGGCTACCGCGTCATCACGCAGTACTTCGCCCAGGACGAAGCAACGCGCCTGGACGGGTCGCTCACCGTCTACGAGACGCTGGCATCGGGCTCGCCGGTCGACATGGTGCCCGCGATCCGCAACATCCTGGGCGGCTTCCTGTTCACCGAGGATGACGTCTACAAGCGGGTCAAGGTGCTCTCGGGCGGCGAGCGCACGCGGCTGGCGGTGGCGCGGATGCTGCTGCGCCCCTCGAACACGCTGATCCTGGACGAGCCGACCAACCACCTCGACATCGACTCGACCGACGTGCTGCTCGACGCGCTGACCGACTACGGCGGCACGCTGATCTTCGTCTCGCACGACCGCTACTTCGTCGACCGGCTGGCGACGAAGATCATCGACATCGGGCATGGCGAGGCGGCGCTGTACCCGGGCAACTACGAGGAGTTCCGCTGGAGCCGGGAGCAGGCGTCGGATGGCCGGACGCCGCCCCCGCGAACGCCCGGCGGCGGCGCGACCGGCAGCGAGGGCGTGCGTTCGGCAGGCGGCGCAGGCCGGCCGAGCCGCGCTGCGGCGGAACGGCGCAGCCGACCCGGACAGGACCCCGGCGCGACGGCGACGTCGAAGCAATCGCCGGGGCGGGCCCGGGCCGCGGGCTCGACCCACCCGGACGGCCACGCAGCCGGGAAACGGGCAAGGGCGCCCCGGCTGGACCGCTCCGGACCGGCGCCGGCCTCCGAAACGGCGGCGCCGCCGAGGACGCCGCCCCCGCGCGGCGCCGCCGAGCACAAGCGGCGGCAGGTGGAGGCGCGCCGGCAACAGCGCAAGCTGGACGGGCTGCGCAGGCGCATCGCCGACCTGGAGAGGCGCATCGCGGAGCGGGAAGAGGCGGTTCGCAAGCTGGAAGCGGAGATGGCGGCCCCCGGCTTCTTCACGGACCAGGCCTCGGCCGACGAGGCGGTCAAGCGTCATCAGAAGCTGATGTGGGAGGTCGGCGACCTGATGAACCAGTGGGAGGCGCTGGAGCAGGAGGCCGCCGAGCAGACCGCCGCATCCTGATCCTTCAGCCCCGAGAACGAGCACCCCTCGCCGGGTCGCCTGGATTGCAGCCAACCGCGTTCCGGCCGCATACTTGAAAGCGTCGGGCACTGAGAGGTATCGGTGCGACCCGGGCCTCGGATCGACTCGGTCGAACGGGAATCACAGATGCCCCCCGCCATGCTCGACCACGCACGACGCGCCGCGGCGCAGGGGCGCCCCAAGCCGCAACGCCGGGTTGTCGTGCGCAAGAAGAATCGCATCTGTTTCGTCGGCCGGGTCAATGCTCTCGCCCATAGCCAATTCATGTCCTGCGTTCGCCAGTGCCAGAAGCGCGGGTACGACGCAGTCGTGCTGGATTTCTCGACCTGCGAGTCGGCGTTCCCCATAGGCATGATCCCGCTTATCACGAGCGCGGACACCTTGCGACGCGAGAAGGTCGACGTGTCCGTAGAGCTTCCCGACAAGGAAGATCTCGCCCGCCTGTTCGTCAACACGAACTGGGCTCACTACCTGGAACCTGCGCGTTTTTCCAAGAGCGATGCGGTCCATGATCGGCATCTCGCCACCCAGCGTTTCAGGGACTTCGACCAGCAGCAGAAGCTGGTAAACGACTTCATGGACGTCGTGATGCGCAACATGACGCTGGAACGCGACGTCATCGCCGGCCTCGAATGGTCGATCAACGAAATCACGGACAACGTGCTCAACCATGCCGAGTGCGCAGAGGGTGGCGTCGTTCAGGTCAGCACGTTCACGGATGCCCGCAAGATAGCTTTCGGAGTCGCCGATTCGGGACGCGGCATCCTGTCGTCCCTCCGCGAAGGACATCCCGAATTGCGAACGGATGCGCAAGCCATCGGTGAGGCGATGAAGGTCGGCATCACACGAGACCCTGACGCCGGACAGGGCAACGGTATCGCGGGCGCTTTGAGAATCGCAGCGATGTCGGAGGGTTCGTTCGAGATCACGTCGGGACGGGCCCAGATCGTCATGCGGGCGGACCGGACCGGCGATCAACCGCCCCCCCAGGCAGAAGCGAAGATCTACAGGCGCAAGGAAGCCCAGCGGTTTCAGGGCACCGTTGTGTACGCGGAACTTGGGCTCGACGCACAGTTCCATCTTTCCGAAGCGCTCGGCTTCTCGGGTGAACCGCATCAACCGACCGACGTGATCGAACTGCGCTACGAGACCGAGAGCGGCGATGCCGTCGTCTTGAGACTGCGTGAAGAGTCAACAGGCTTCGGCTCCCGACCGGCAGGTCGACAACTGCGTACCAAGTGCCTGAATCTCCTGAATGCCGAACCCGACAAGCCCTTGGTGCTCGACTGGACGGCAGTGCCGCTCGTGTCGAGCAGCTTTGCCGACGAGCTCGTCGGCAAGCTGTTCGCCTCACTCGGACCGCTGGCGTTCTCGGCACGGGTCCGGAACGTCGGCATGGAAGCCATGGTCCGCGGCCTCGTCGACAAGGCGATTATGCAACGCGTGGCCCAGGTAGCCAACGGGACACGTAGCGATACCGACACGACGTGACACTCCGGGGCAGGCGCTTCCGGGGTCCTGGTCCGATTCGATCTCGTCACGCCCGCGGGTGCGTCCTGCGGTAGATCTCGGTGATCTGTGCGGCGCTGACATGGGTGTAGCGCTGCGTCGTGGTGATCCGGGCGTGGCCGAGCAGCTCCTGGATGGCGCGCAGGTCGGCGCCGCGCTCCAGCAGGTGGGTCGCGAAGGAGTGGCGCAGGGCGTGCGGGCTGATGCCGCGCTTTGCGCCGACCTGCGTGACGCACCGCCGCACCATGCGCGCGACGCTGCGGCTCGACAGGCGCCCGCCGCGGTAGTTGACGAAGAGCGGGTCGCCCGTCCGTCGCAGCGGGCCGCGCGCCGGCGCTGCTCCGGGCTGCACGCGCCGCACGAGGCCGCGGCGCGCCGGCAGGTACTCGCGAATCGCGGCCGCCGCCGCCGGATTGAACGGCACGATGCGTTCCTTGCCCCCCTTGCCGAGGACGCGGACCATACGGGCGGACAAGTTCACGTCCTCCAGATCCAGCCCGACGAGCTCGCCGAGACGCAGGCCGGAGGCGTAGAAGAGCTCCAGGATCGCCCGGTCCCGAAGACCCAACGGGGTCGACGCATCCGGAACGGCGAGTAGGGCGCCCACCTCGTCAATGGCCATGTGGGCCGGCATGCGGCGCTCCACCTTCGGCGGCGAGAGGAGCGTGCCCGGATCGTCCTCCAGCAGGCCCTCGCGGCGCAGGTAGCGCGCGAAGGTGCGCACCGCGGCGAGCTTGCGTGCGGACGACGACGACGCCTGCCGCCGTTCGTAGGTGTCGGCCAGGTAATCGCGCACGAGCCGGTGGCCGAGATCGGCGACCCGCGGCTCGCGGCCGAGGTGCGCGGCCGCGAACTCGAAGAACTGCGACAGGTCGCTCCCGTAGGCGCGCACGGTATGCCGCGAGAGGTTGCGGTTCAGGCGCAGGTGGTCGAGAAACGGTCGAAGCTGCTCGCGCATCGACCCTGGTATCGGCCGCGCGACCGCGGGCCGTCAGGGTGCGGCCGTGACGGGTTCGACCGCACGCCACGCGGCCAGGTCGGCGAGCGCGCGTTCGGCCACCGCCCGGCGCCGCGCCTGCCGCCCGCGGGGCGCGCCCGCGACCACCGGGATCAGTCCGAAGGCGATGTTGGTCGGCTGATAGTGGCTCGGGTCGGCATGCGAGACGTAGTGGGCCAGCGCGCCCAGCGCGGTCGTGCGCGGCGGCGCCCGCGGCTCCTCGCCGCGCGCGAGCGCGGCCGCGTTCAGCCCGGCGACGAGCCCGGAAGCGGCCGACTCCACGTAGCCCTCGACGCCGGAGACCTGGCCGGCGATGAACAGGCCGGGGCGGGCCCGGGTCTGCCAGGTCGGCGCCAGCACGGAGGGCGCGTTGATGTAGGTGTTGCGGTGGATCATCCCGAGCCGGACGAACTCGGCCTGCTCGAGACCGGGAATCATCCGCAGCACCCGGCGCTGCTCCGGCCACTTCAGTTGCGTCTGGAAGCCGACCAGGCTGAAGTGGTCCGCCGCGAGATTGTCCTGCCGGAGCTGAACCACCGCGTAGGGCTGGCGTCCGGTGGCCGGATCGGTGAGCCCGACCGGCTTCATCGGACCGAAACGCAGGGTGTCGACGCCGCGGTGGGCCATCACCTCGATCGGCAGGCAGCCCTCGAAGAACGGCGTGCGGTCGAAATCGTGCAGCTCGGCCAGCTCCGCGGTCGTCAGCGCGGCGTGGAACCGGTGATACTCCGCCGCGGTCATGGGGCAGTTCAGGTAGTCGCCGTCCTCCTCGCCCCCGGCGCCGCACGTGCGGCCGACCGCAACGTCCTTGTGGCGCTCCCGCCGGCCGCGGCGCGAGGCCCGGAAGACCCGGGCGCGATCTATCGAGTCGGCCAGCACGATGGGGCTGATCGCGTCGAAGAAGTAGAGCTGCTCGCGACCGACCAGGGCGGTGAGCCCGGCCGCCAGGTCCGGCGAGGTCAGCGGGCCCGTCGCCACGACGACCGGCGCGCGCGCCGACGCCTCCGGGATCCGCCGCACCTCCTCGCGATGGATCGTGATCAGCGGCTCCGCCTCGAGCGCCGCGGTGACGCCTGCGGCGAACCGCTCGCGGTCGACGGCCAGCGCGCCCCCGGCCGGCACGCGGGTCTCGTCGCCCACCCGCATCACCAGCGAGCCGAGCCGCCGCATCTCCTCCTTGAGCAGCCCGACCGCGTTCTCCAGGGCGTCGCCGCGGAACGAGTTGCTGCAGACCAGCTCGGCCAGCCGGTCCGTCCGGTGGACCGCGGTCGAGCGGACCGGACGCATCTCGTGCAGCGACACGGGGACGCCCCGGCGCGCGGCCTGCCAAGCCGCCTCGCTGCCCGCCAGGCCGCCGCCGACGATCCGGATCATGGGAACCTCGGGGCGCTCTCGCTCAGGCCACTTCCCGGCGGCCGCGGCCGCGCGCCGCCGCCTTGGCGGTCTTTCTCGCGGACTGCCGCGCCGCCGACGGTTCCGGCTCGACCCAGCGCCCGTCGCGATAGACGGCGCGCCAGCGGGTCGCCTTGCCGTTCTCTTCCGACGTCACGTACTGCTCGCCCGCCTTGCGGGAGAAGCGGACGACGGCCGGACGGCCCTCGGGATCGGTCTCCGGAGCCTCCAGCAGGTACCGGTGCTTCGGATCCAGCTCCGCCGCGTGGGGCTTGAGCTCCGACACCGCGGGCGCGCGCGTCTCCCGGTAACGGGGAAACCCGCTGGCGGCCAGGAACAGCCCGGCGGCGCCGTCGCGCAGCACGTAGTGATCGTCCACGGTTCGGCAGCGGAGCTCCGGCATCGGCACCGGATCGGCCTTCGGCGGCGCGGGTTCCCCATTGCGCAGCACCTTGCGCGTGTTCTTGCACTCGGCGTTGGTGCAGCCGAAGAACTTTCCGAAACGCCCCGAGCGAAGCTGCATCTCGCCGTCGCACCGATCGCATTCGATGGTCCGTTCCGCGAGCGCGGCGGAGCGGAAGGCGCCCTCCTCGATCTCGTAACCGGCGCACTGCGGGTTCTTGCCGCAGACATGGAGCTTCCGCCGCGCGTCGACGAGGTAGCTGTCCATCGCGGTGCCGCAGAGAGGACAGCGGCGCTTGGCCCGCAACGCCCGGCTCTCTCCCTCGTCGTCCCGGTCCGCATCGGCGGCCTCGTCCGCAGGAGTGAGATCGACGGTCTGCGTGCAACGCTCCTTCGGCGGCAGCGAGTACCCCGAGCAGCCGAGAAAGACGCCGGTGCTGGCGGACCGGATCTGCATCGGGCGGTCGCATGTGGCGCAGGCAACCCGGGTTTCCGTCGGTGCGTTGGGGCGCATGCCGTCGGGCCGGGCGGCAGCCGCGAGCTTCCGTGAGAAGCCGCCGTAGAACGTGTCGAGCACGTTGAGCCATTGCCGGTCGCCCGAAGCGATCTGATCGAGGTCCTGCTCCATGCCGGCGGTGAACGAGTAGTCCAGCAGATCGGCGAAGCTCTCGACCAGGCGATCGGTCACGATCTCGCCGATCTTCTCCGCGTAGAAGCGCCGCTTGTTCAGCGTGACGTAGCCCCGATCCTGAATCGTGGAGATGATCGAGGCATAGGTCGACGGCCGTCCGATGCCGCGCTTCTCCAGCTCGCGGACGAGACTCGCTTCGCTGTACCGCGGCGGCGGCTTGGTGAAGTGCTGCGCCGATTCGAGCTTGGCGCACGCAAGCCCCTCACCCTGCTCGTAGCCCGGCACGTCCGCCAGGTCGCCCTTGCGCGACGCGGGCGGCAGCACGCGGGTGAATCCGTCGAACCGGAGCACGCGTCCCCGGACGCGCAGCTCGAAGTCCCCCGCCGCGACCGTCACGGTGGTGCTCATGTATTCCGCCGCGGTCATCTGGCAGGCGATGAACTGACGCCGAACCAGGTCGTAGAGACGGCGGGCGTCGGCATCCGCGACGGCCAGCGTCTCGGGCTGCGCGGCCACGTCCGTCGGCCGGATCGCCTCGTGCGCCTCCTGCGCGCCGGCCTTGCTGGCGTAGGCGTTGGGCGTCTTCGGCAGATAGCGCGCGCCGAACGCGGCCTCGATATGGGCCCGCACGCCGGCCACCGCCTCCCGCGAGAGGTTGGTGGAGTCGGTGCGCATGTAGGTGATGTGGCCGCCCTCGTACAGCCGCTGCGCCAGCGTCATCGTCTTGCGCACGCCGAAGCCGAGGCGGGTCGACGCCGCCTGCTGGAGCGTCGAGGTGATGAAGGGCGCGCCCGGCCGCGTCGTGGTCGGTCTGCTCTCCACCCGCGCGACCGTGAACGCTTCCCTGCGCAGGCGGGCCAGCGCATCGTCCGCCTCGTTCTTGTTGCGCGGCCGGAAGGCCTTGCCGTCGGACCTGACGACCTGGAAACGGCAGGGATCCTCGCCTCCGTCCCGCGTCAGGTCGGCGAAGACCTCCCAGTACTCCTCCGGCTCGAAGGCGCGGATCTCGCGCTCGCGCTCCACGACGAGCCGCACCGCCACCGACTGCACGCGGCCGGCGGACAGCCCGCGGGCCACCTTGGCCCAGAGCAGCGGCGACACCTCGAAGCCCACCACCCGGTCGAGGAACCGCCGCGCCTGCTGCGCGTTCACCCGGTTCTGGTCGATCTCGCCGGGATTCTCGAAGGCGTCCTGAATGGCCCGCCGCGTAATCTCGTTGAACACCACGCGCCGGAAACGCGCCGGGTCCCCCCCGATCACTTCCTTCAAGTGCCAGGCGATGGCTTCCCCCTCGCGGTCGAGGTCGGTGGCGAGAAAGACCTGTCCGGACGCCCCCGCCAGCTTCTTGAGCTCGCCGACGACCTTCTCCTTGCCGGGCACGACCTCGTAGGTCGCCCGCCAGCCCCGGTCCGGATCGACGCCCATGCGCTGTACGAGCTGCCGCCGCGCCCGCACCTGCGGGTCGGCGGCGCGCCCCCGCGTCCCCTTCCGACCGCCGGCGGCCTGCTTGCCGCGTCCGCCCGACTGCCTGCCCTTGCCGCCCGCGGGCAGGTCGCGGATATGGCCTACGCTCGACTTGACCAGGAAGTCATTGCCCAGGTAGCGATTGATGGTGCGGGCTTTTGCCGGCGACTCGACGATAACCAGGGATCGGGCCATGGTCCTCCTGTTGAG
Above is a window of Acidobacteriota bacterium DNA encoding:
- a CDS encoding tyrosine recombinase XerC, whose amino-acid sequence is MREQLRPFLDHLRLNRNLSRHTVRAYGSDLSQFFEFAAAHLGREPRVADLGHRLVRDYLADTYERRQASSSSARKLAAVRTFARYLRREGLLEDDPGTLLSPPKVERRMPAHMAIDEVGALLAVPDASTPLGLRDRAILELFYASGLRLGELVGLDLEDVNLSARMVRVLGKGGKERIVPFNPAAAAAIREYLPARRGLVRRVQPGAAPARGPLRRTGDPLFVNYRGGRLSSRSVARMVRRCVTQVGAKRGISPHALRHSFATHLLERGADLRAIQELLGHARITTTQRYTHVSAAQITEIYRRTHPRA
- a CDS encoding methylenetetrahydrofolate--tRNA-(uracil(54)-C(5))-methyltransferase (FADH(2)-oxidizing) TrmFO; protein product: MIRIVGGGLAGSEAAWQAARRGVPVSLHEMRPVRSTAVHRTDRLAELVCSNSFRGDALENAVGLLKEEMRRLGSLVMRVGDETRVPAGGALAVDRERFAAGVTAALEAEPLITIHREEVRRIPEASARAPVVVATGPLTSPDLAAGLTALVGREQLYFFDAISPIVLADSIDRARVFRASRRGRRERHKDVAVGRTCGAGGEEDGDYLNCPMTAAEYHRFHAALTTAELAELHDFDRTPFFEGCLPIEVMAHRGVDTLRFGPMKPVGLTDPATGRQPYAVVQLRQDNLAADHFSLVGFQTQLKWPEQRRVLRMIPGLEQAEFVRLGMIHRNTYINAPSVLAPTWQTRARPGLFIAGQVSGVEGYVESAASGLVAGLNAAALARGEEPRAPPRTTALGALAHYVSHADPSHYQPTNIAFGLIPVVAGAPRGRQARRRAVAERALADLAAWRAVEPVTAAP
- the topA gene encoding type I DNA topoisomerase is translated as MARSLVIVESPAKARTINRYLGNDFLVKSSVGHIRDLPAGGKGRQSGGRGKQAAGGRKGTRGRAADPQVRARRQLVQRMGVDPDRGWRATYEVVPGKEKVVGELKKLAGASGQVFLATDLDREGEAIAWHLKEVIGGDPARFRRVVFNEITRRAIQDAFENPGEIDQNRVNAQQARRFLDRVVGFEVSPLLWAKVARGLSAGRVQSVAVRLVVEREREIRAFEPEEYWEVFADLTRDGGEDPCRFQVVRSDGKAFRPRNKNEADDALARLRREAFTVARVESRPTTTRPGAPFITSTLQQAASTRLGFGVRKTMTLAQRLYEGGHITYMRTDSTNLSREAVAGVRAHIEAAFGARYLPKTPNAYASKAGAQEAHEAIRPTDVAAQPETLAVADADARRLYDLVRRQFIACQMTAAEYMSTTVTVAAGDFELRVRGRVLRFDGFTRVLPPASRKGDLADVPGYEQGEGLACAKLESAQHFTKPPPRYSEASLVRELEKRGIGRPSTYASIISTIQDRGYVTLNKRRFYAEKIGEIVTDRLVESFADLLDYSFTAGMEQDLDQIASGDRQWLNVLDTFYGGFSRKLAAAARPDGMRPNAPTETRVACATCDRPMQIRSASTGVFLGCSGYSLPPKERCTQTVDLTPADEAADADRDDEGESRALRAKRRCPLCGTAMDSYLVDARRKLHVCGKNPQCAGYEIEEGAFRSAALAERTIECDRCDGEMQLRSGRFGKFFGCTNAECKNTRKVLRNGEPAPPKADPVPMPELRCRTVDDHYVLRDGAAGLFLAASGFPRYRETRAPAVSELKPHAAELDPKHRYLLEAPETDPEGRPAVVRFSRKAGEQYVTSEENGKATRWRAVYRDGRWVEPEPSAARQSARKTAKAAARGRGRREVA